A single window of Sphingobacterium sp. ML3W DNA harbors:
- a CDS encoding SAM-dependent methyltransferase — MEKGTLFLIPVPLSEEASSKSFTSYLVDTINSLDEYIVENEKTARKFLKQAGLKIPQNDLTIYDYGKHARDKGNIKDFFKGLLAGKNVGLMSEAGCPGVADPGADIVAEAHRVGIKVVPLVGPSSILLALMASGFSGQKFAFQGYLPIDKVDRSKRIKELELQATKEKQTQIFIETPFRNNQLLAELLKTCKGQTNLCVACDITDENEFIKTMTIDQWKKRTDDFHKRPAIFLMF; from the coding sequence ATGGAAAAAGGCACATTATTTTTGATTCCAGTACCACTAAGTGAGGAGGCATCTTCAAAATCATTTACTTCTTATTTAGTAGATACGATCAATAGTTTGGACGAGTACATTGTTGAAAATGAAAAAACTGCTCGCAAGTTTTTGAAACAAGCAGGTTTAAAGATTCCGCAAAATGACTTGACCATTTATGATTACGGTAAACATGCTAGAGATAAAGGAAATATAAAGGATTTTTTTAAGGGGCTATTAGCCGGTAAGAATGTCGGACTGATGTCTGAGGCAGGCTGTCCTGGTGTTGCTGATCCAGGAGCAGATATTGTGGCGGAAGCTCATCGTGTTGGAATTAAAGTAGTCCCTTTGGTAGGTCCGAGTTCTATTTTATTGGCACTAATGGCCTCTGGATTTAGCGGACAAAAATTTGCTTTTCAAGGTTATTTGCCAATTGATAAAGTTGATCGTTCTAAAAGAATAAAGGAATTAGAGCTTCAGGCTACGAAAGAGAAACAGACTCAGATTTTTATTGAAACTCCTTTCCGTAATAATCAGCTTTTGGCAGAACTTTTGAAAACGTGTAAAGGGCAAACCAACCTATGTGTTGCATGTGATATCACGGATGAGAATGAATTTATTAAAACGATGACTATTGATCAATGGAAAAAGAGAACCGATGATTTTCATAAAAGACCAGCAATCTTTTTAATGTTTTAG
- a CDS encoding Nif3-like dinuclear metal center hexameric protein: MKIKEITSYLEQIAPLDLQESYDNSGLIVGNPDQEVSKILISLDCTEAVVADAIAKGCNLIVSHHPIVFKGLKRFNGNNYVERTVIKAIQNNIALYAIHTNLDNVTGGVNSKIATLLALQNQAILEPKSNLLYKLVVYVPRSHVESVREALFEAGAGRVGAKYDQCSFNTAGYGTFRPNRGAEPTIGEIGVQERVEETRIEVIYTKAIERKVLIAMYASHPYEEVAYDAIRLENKDQEVGAGVIGNLENPMSELDFLAYLKNNLNLHVIKHTALQGKPVSRVAVCGGSGGFLLNAAKRSGADFFVTADYKYHEFFDAENEIVIADIGHYESEQFTQELLFDIITEKFPNFAVLITEVDTNPIKHYC; this comes from the coding sequence ATGAAGATTAAAGAAATTACATCTTATTTGGAACAGATAGCGCCATTGGATCTACAAGAATCCTATGACAATTCGGGTTTGATTGTTGGTAATCCAGATCAGGAGGTTTCAAAAATATTGATTTCTTTGGATTGTACGGAAGCTGTAGTAGCTGATGCAATTGCCAAAGGTTGTAATTTGATTGTCTCCCACCACCCTATTGTTTTTAAAGGATTAAAAAGATTCAATGGAAACAATTATGTAGAAAGAACAGTGATCAAAGCAATTCAAAATAACATTGCTTTATATGCTATCCATACAAATTTGGATAACGTAACTGGGGGGGTAAACTCTAAGATAGCTACTCTATTGGCCTTGCAAAATCAAGCAATTTTAGAACCAAAATCTAATCTTTTATATAAGCTCGTGGTATATGTTCCAAGGAGCCACGTAGAATCGGTGAGAGAAGCACTTTTCGAAGCTGGTGCTGGTCGAGTTGGGGCTAAGTATGATCAATGCAGCTTCAATACCGCAGGTTATGGTACCTTTAGACCTAATCGAGGTGCAGAGCCAACTATTGGAGAAATTGGAGTACAGGAAAGAGTAGAAGAAACTCGGATTGAAGTCATCTATACGAAGGCAATAGAACGTAAAGTACTGATTGCTATGTATGCTTCCCATCCTTATGAGGAAGTGGCATATGATGCTATTAGATTGGAAAATAAAGATCAGGAAGTGGGCGCTGGAGTCATTGGAAATTTAGAAAATCCGATGTCCGAATTAGACTTTTTAGCTTATTTGAAAAATAATTTGAATCTTCACGTTATTAAGCACACGGCTTTACAAGGAAAGCCTGTATCCAGAGTCGCTGTATGTGGTGGTTCAGGGGGCTTTTTATTAAATGCTGCCAAACGCTCTGGAGCTGATTTTTTTGTCACTGCAGATTATAAATATCATGAGTTTTTTGATGCTGAGAATGAAATTGTGATTGCAGATATTGGACATTATGAAAGCGAACAATTTACGCAAGAATTATTGTTCGATATAATTACAGAAAAATTTCCTAACTTTGCAGTCCTAATAACAGAAGTAGATACAAATCCTATAAAACACTATTGTTGA
- the apaG gene encoding Co2+/Mg2+ efflux protein ApaG, with translation MTTQITEGIKISVACIFQPEYSNPEREHFMFAYQISIENLSDSSIQLISRYWNIFDSVGDHNEIYGDGVVGEQPIIAPGQIHQYTSGCNLKSEIGYMEGYYNMVKLIDETTFQVDIPRFNLIANYVLN, from the coding sequence ATGACGACTCAAATAACAGAAGGAATAAAAATTTCAGTAGCATGCATTTTTCAACCTGAATATTCGAATCCCGAAAGAGAGCATTTTATGTTTGCTTATCAAATAAGTATTGAGAACTTAAGTGATTCCAGTATTCAGCTTATCAGCAGATATTGGAACATCTTCGATTCGGTTGGTGATCATAATGAAATTTACGGAGATGGCGTGGTTGGCGAACAACCCATAATAGCGCCCGGACAAATACATCAGTATACATCTGGTTGTAATTTAAAAAGTGAAATAGGGTATATGGAGGGATATTACAACATGGTCAAATTGATTGATGAAACAACTTTCCAAGTCGATATACCAAGATTCAATTTAATAGCCAACTACGTATTAAATTAA